From Fusarium oxysporum f. sp. lycopersici 4287 chromosome 10, whole genome shotgun sequence:
ATAAGAAAAGAGGTCGTCGAGGTTACAGAGATCGATGGAGGAGTCGACTCTGATTTATTCGGCGATGATGGGAAATTCCTCTTGGATGAGGGAGCGGTGTTCGTTCAATGGAGGTAAGTCCGAAGAACAAACTAGAACGCGAGTAAAGAAAGTAAGAGAGGTTCGTCTGGAGGAGGACGACCGGAGATcgatggaggaggaagaaagagaatgGGAGTGAGAGGATGGAGGGAGGGAGATGGAGTGTtaaaaagaagagaggggCCAATTTTTTATGCGCTCACAAATTTTTTCCAACATAGTTTGCCTCTGGGCACCAAAATTTTCAGGAAAACCACTGGGTTACCCCTCCTGCCCCTCCATTTTTCTAACTCGTCTGCGGCGGCGACTCAGCTTATCGGTTTTATCAGCGTGCGGCTAAGCCTGATATGGTAAGTGGATGAGGGCGGTGTAGAGTTTTTGTCTCGAAAGGCATTGGGAGGCATCTCCGACGCTACCTCTAGTGGGTTCTCTATTGCATTCTGCTGCCCTGTATGAGCGAAGGAGGCAAATATGTCAAGATGCACGAGATCCAGTTTATTGTCTTGATATGTTGGCTATAGTTATTGCCCAAGGTGATCTATTCAGAAAACCGGCATCTAGACACCTATTTACTGTATTGAGGTCACAATGAGAACAGATCTGTAGCAACGTAATGTTGGGTTTGTTTCTGGTTCCAGTAGCGGATTTTGTCGGATCATCGTTGCTATCATGGCTTCACTACCTACAATGCTCCAATATTTTTGCCCACTTGAGCTATCCACTTCCCGCCGTCTCCCTGACGACCTAGAAGAAAATGAGCATTTGATTGTAGAAGTTCAAAGAATTAATTTAAATTGAGGTTTCAAAGTTCGTTCACGAGTAATGAGACAAATAGCCTACCAGTTGTGGAACTGCTCCTGCGAACTCTGGTGATTAGCCACGTATGTTAGCCAGGCCGCCAAAGCGGCATCAATACCCAAATTTTATTTCGCCGTCATCACAAATCGCCATGTATCTTCTTAAGCTCTGTGGCAAGTGACGAAAGGGATTCTACAGCGCCCCGTGTTTTTATTCCCGTATTCGTACTCCATACTTCAGGCTTGAAACCTAGGAAGCATATTGACTCGCTCCTCTATTCGGTACACCCGTCGAACCGTTGGGCTGAGATCTCTTATCGAGTCAAGTTTCGGAACTCGCAAACTTGCCTACTCTATCCCAGAAAGTTCCGGAACGCTTTGGTTATGTCTTAGAGTATCACAAGTCTATACAACTATTGGCTAGATTTCGGATCTTTCTCCTGAAACTCGATCGTGAAGACAATAGAGTACTACCACATTAAGCTTGGGCTACTGCCAAATGCCAATAGAGTAATGGTTTATGTAGtgaaaataagaaaaactCATCATCCATTCTCTGTGCGATTGTCCCATAGTCTTGGtaagttgatgaagagaggcAGCTCGTCAACTTATATATCCATCGATCCATCCAAGCCCACGATACATCTTATCTTATAGTCTTTTACATTGCATATATCCAACTTAGATGCCTCGGGATTCGTTTGAGCTACAAAGGCCGAGGTAGTCAACTTGGTGTCTCCTGACGAGAATACCAACAACACCTTTGCACCGCTCCGTGTGACCTTTTATCGTTGCAACAAAGCTTTCACCCAACAAACGACGGCCACGCCGAGGCCAAGTCGATATGTGCACCCTAGTCCCCTTCGGGTTTCTGCCCCTCCGCCCTAGTTGATCATGGTTGGTGGGACCGGCTTTAAACACAAGATGCTACCTTTCCCAGCCTTTCTCTCCGCCACGTTGCTACGGCACTTATTCTAGTGGCTGTTGCCCTTCCAGCCAGAGACACAAAGAAGAAGTGCACGCAGGGATGAATTATGCTTAAGGGGTCGCGGAACAAAGAAAGATACTTGGGCAGTGCTCCAGATGATAGGAACCACGAGGGTTTCACATCCAAGCTTCACCAAGTACATAGGATCGATATCGTGGGGCCCCAGGACCCCAGATTATGCCCCCACAACTCACCGCAGTTTCTGTAATGTTATCTCTCTCACCTACTCCGGAATGTTTTTGTATCTCGAATTGGCCACTTATTCAAACAGGCTCGAGGTCTCCAAAAGGTAGATCAAATTCATGGAGAGGCGTCAATACGTTTTGACTTCTTCGTTTCAGAATATACAGCGTAATTTGTTCTATTCTACTCGTACTCCTCTGCCTGGTGTTAGGCCGGTGCATTGATCGCCGAAGGCTCTTTGCAGTATCAGCCAGATATGGTTTCGACATGTACTGTTCTTTGTTGCCAGTAACACACCAGAAAGCGCCCTTTTATGGCTCAAAAATGGGGATTGTATGGCCTAATGGCTGATATCGCTTTGTTATCCAAGTCTTGGCGCCTCGGATCCCACTTTGAATCGAGCTTGTGAGAAATTGTCTTGAAGCCAATCTCTTTGTCCCAGATGAAGCCCTATTTTTGGAAAATCCGTTCTATGAAGTCTCATGACCCGCGTCCGTATATCTGTGGATGGTGCCTCTTTGGAATATTATGGCATACCGAATCTGACCTCCCCTCGAGTTTTTTACTGTGCTATACTTATCCTTCATGTCCCTTTTAGTGACCGTTCCATTGTGCCTTGCGTCTGAGTATCCCTTTCCTCTCACTTCACTATGGCCTCTGGCCCAAGAAATGTAACCCTAACCCCAGGTGGGAGTTTAGATTTTGTCCATTACTGCCCTGCCTGGACAGATCCGAACTGGCAGGATGAAGGCCCAGAACGAGATGCGAGCCTCTTTGACATCAAAGACAGTGTGTTTGATCGTCTACGCCCAGCTCTTCTGCCTCGAGACCACTTCAAGAAACCAACTATTTACGCTCAACGATTCGGGATTTTTCCTGGTCGAACCGATGGCCGTTCGAGAACATCACCCACACGAGCTGAGAGTCGAGAGATCTTTCCTGCCAGCTCTGATATTCGAAATGGAAAGGAACTATTTGGACGTTTCGAAGATTTGGCCAAGGCAGCAAACGAGCACGTCGATGATTACATGGAGAGGACAAGGCCGGATATGAAAAAGTTGCGTGAAACTGAACAACAATTCATGCAACAGTATGAAGATCTTGTCATAGATGAAAACTGGCAGACCATCCTTTTCGGGAGCTTAACCATGGATGAAGTGAGTACATAGACTCGCATCCCCTCTTGCTCTTTTCGTTTCTCTAACCATGTCTAACAAACTTCAGTTACAAGCCGAGGGGTATTTTTCGATGTGCGATACCAGGTTTGACAGCCTCAGGGGTCAGGTTTCAGAGTAGGTTGGATATATCGGCTGTTTGAGTTGGCACTGACATGTCCCTGAAGACTTTTCAAGCGTGAAAGATGGGTCGACACCAGTTACCATGGCAAAACGGCTGATGAGCCTCGTTTAATATATACCCTCAATGGGAGACGTGAAGAATGGAACGCGAGGGTGTGTATAGAACCAAGCACCAAAACCTTATGATGCTAATCGTTGAAGACCAACGACAGAGTGTGGAGTGCGATGCAGCCGGCCATCCAACTCGCATCGCGGTTGCTTGGGATGGACGACGCCTTTATCTCGAGTCTCCTAGACATCACAAACAGACTGTGGATCAACCCCAGACttttccagcatcagcccGGGCAAGACCGAGATAATAAGATTAGATTCGTTCCAGACCTGGACCCGGATGATCCGTCTAGACTCAACGGAGCGAAAGCTGTCATAGACAGTGGTATAGACCCCAGAGCGGCCACTTGGCAGGCCCTGCTTCAAACAATCCAGATAGAACTAACTAGCGGTTTCCTATTTGAGGGAAAACAACAAAGAGATCACTGCACAGGCGTTACACACTCGTGTACCACATACCCGCGTGGATATAACTTGCTGGTCACAATCGATTGTGAGTTGGTTTGGCCCTTGATTAATGATACGTACAGCAACAGCGAAAAGTTGAAGGCCAGCCTGATACTCGCAACTACTATAGCCCACGAGATGATGGTGAGCGACAGTCCAGATACCTACTCATTGCTATTCTCCAACTAATAGTATGACAGCATGCATGTGCCAGTATTCCCGTCAAGTGGTTAGCTGATCCTGCCACGGTTGGAATAGCTCGAGGTGACCAAGTCCAGGCCTGCTCTGAGCTCTTGCATTCATTGCAGGATCACACACACGGAGATCTCCACGGCGAGCCTTATTTTGATGAAGACCCCTATCAAGAGGTTGGCCATGCCTTTGAAGAACATGTAAGTGCAAACACCGTGTCATAGATCCCCAAAACGGCGTTGATTAATGAAATTATTCGATAGGTCATGGGAGGCGGCTATTGGTCGTTTGCAACAGATGTTTGTATCCTGAGACCTGCACTACTCCAGACGGCGGCTGGTCTCGTAGCTTTCAGTCAAAATTCCGATGGTGACATTAATGTCCCCCCTGTGCTGCAGTACCCCCCAACGCGAAACATAAGGCTCACCCACTATATTCGAACCGAAGATGTTCAGAAATATTTCACACAACCTTTCTGGGACGTTGCGATGCAGAAATATGGCACGGCCGCTCTAAGGGAATCATCCAAAAAGCCTCATAAAGTCACCTACTACCctgctgatgatgcttaTGACACTTACGGCTTTGATGAGAACACTCTAGGCACTCCGGAAGACAAGGACTGGGTACAGGACTTCATGAAAGAGCTCGACGGTAGGGGAAATGCTGTGCTAAGGAGTTATTTGAACAACCTGATCAACGAAGCATGCGACTTTGATTTAATGAATGAGCAATTCAGCACTGACATGATGACCTGGGGCCATCGAGATCAAATCTGGCGCGATCTCAGTAGAGAAATACTCATGATACTCTGTGAGATCTCAGCGCACACGTATCAAGCATCTCAAGACCAGGCCCAAGATAACGTCCTAGATTTTCTTCACAACTTGTGGCAGGTTGCAAAGTGCCAACGAGGAAGATATCCTGACCCCCACTCCGCTTCCCTTGACACCTTGTCTTCTGACCCAGAGGATTGGGCTCAACATACTCGATATAGCGGTCTCGAGGTCTACGAAAAGCGTCTGGTACCCAGACTCATCGACTTCACACGCCGTATAGAAAGGGAGCTTATGCACATCGAAAGCATGGTATGTGAATTATACCAATCAGGAACCTCAAGTTGGCCGCTCTACCAACATTTTGGTAAAGggcatgatgaagagttgCGCGATCGAGTTGATAGGATGATTGAACACATAACCGACTTGTTGACTCCCGTTGGAATTGCTGATCGGGGAATCAAAAGCATCGATGCAGAGTGGTTCAATCGAATATGGAACCTAGGCCGAAGAGTCAAGGACGTTCGACGACTCTTAGATTTGGATACCCAAAACTACGAGCACAATTGGCGCGACCTCTTGTTATCGATGCCTATGGCACGCAAGTCCAACCGCAAGCCCCATCAGAGATTCTACTTTTTGGCAAaaaaggagatgatgaagctgacaGGAAGCCAACTGGAAAAGATGAAGGAGTTCAAAACCCGTTTCCAGAAAGCACTCAGCCTTGGAAGTTACAAAGTGGTCATCCCAGGAGAGGACCCGAACGTGCTGAGCATTGCTCAGCGATTGTCCGGAACACTGGATGATGATCGAGGCAGCAATGACCATGAGAAAGGCATCAAAGGACCATCTACAGGTATATTCGACATCGAAGCCGTGAAGAAGCTGGTTCATCAGCTcagagaggaagagaacgaTGCACAGACCGATATGCTCAATCGCATCACGAATCGCTTGAAGAGTGAAGCCCCAACCTTAAAAGAAGCAACAGCAGAACAAGCCGGCATGGTACCTCCGGTTCCACCCAAATTCCAGCAGATGGGTTTCGAAAACCAGGCAGTGCCGTTGAATAGCTTGGAGGAGTTCAAAGCAAACAATGCTCCATTCTCGGCTTTCTCCTCGGGAACTAGCTCCCCCtttcctcaacaccaaccgAATCAACCCCCTGCATGGGTAGCAAACAGTACGGGGGACCTGGCTGCTTGGGTCAACAATCGGCTTGCCGGCGGACCACCAGTCACCCACGGTATCACGCCTCACCCGTATGCACTTCGTGAGAACCTCACGGTAGATCTTCAAAACATGGCCCAAGCCTCGCTACCCATGCGAAACCCCGCCTCCTTCGCCAACGAGTATCCTCGAGAAGTGgtacaagaccaagactctTCTTTCGTGGTTGGTCCTCTTGGAGATATTACCCAATCTTGGGAGAAACAGTATCAACTTGGGCAGAGCCCGCCCCCTGCAGCAACTGGGGGCACACCTGTGGTTCAATCTTCTACAGCACCAACTCGCAGAGACAGCCGGGATATTGACTTGACTGGCGGCTTGAACCAAGGACGTAAGGCCACAGTTTTGTCGGATTGTGATCACAGCAGCAGTGAGACGGACGTATCAGACGACGAAGCGCAACGAACGAGAGAGAGCAGCAGTAGCGGAACAACACTCGTTGGACTGTcggatgttgaggaggagctgctTAGCAAGATCGCATTATTCGAAAGGTCTGAGGCGAGAGAAAATGGATATGATTTGAAGCGAAGGTCAAGCTGGGTACCTCTTCattccaagaagaagaaattggAGACGCCTAAAGCCAGGAGACGTGTTTACAAGTCGAAGCCGAAGAAGCCCAGAGTGCCCAGAGCTTAGGAAAAAGGAAACCAATGAACGAAGAAGGGGTTTGATTTGGGTCGAGACCGTGACAAGGGTTGGCTTGGGGAAGATATGTATTGATGTTTGGTTCGAATGTTGTTGGATCTGTTTTTAGGTATTCGGAATTCATGTTTTAGTATTGCCTCATTATGTCCTTATTTATCCTTGACTGAAACAGAGTTTCGGGAAACGCATCTTCGTGACCTTTACGTGTGTctcaaaaacaccaacattAAAGACTGAGGAATGCGCCTTGAAGTGCGGGATCGCAACTCTAGTTACAGGACTTTTCAGCCTGGATGTGCTCTTTACCAACCAACAacttggaagacttggagcATTCCAGGTTGTGGGTTTAGAGTTCTTTGCGCTGCAGGTAGCTTAGTCGTCAATCGAAAACTAATCCCTAGCGAGTAGGTAGGCGAGATCGAGGCTTGTTCGATCGTAATTTAGAAGCCTTGGAACATGATAGCCCTTTGGGTGACAAAAACCTTCGGGCACTTGAAGAAGGTGACGAAAAAAACTTGGTGGACAAAGGGTCTGTCAAGGGTAGGTTCATTGACTTGAGACTTTTGTCATGCAGAACAGGTTTTCTGCTAACCCCCTGTAATGCTAGCGCTCAGGCCCACTACGGATGGTGGATATTGCCCCTTCCATCCAAAGATCCAAGCTTCCAGAACATGCCCCACCTGTAGGGCAATCAAGTCAACTCAATGGTCATTCACTGGCATGGAGCTCCCATCCCCAGGTCATTGCTTCCCATTGTCACCTTCTCAAGCTgcaagaacaaagaaaagaacaaggacaatTACGCAGTCTAACTCCGTGCTCTTCGACTTACCCTACTTCACATCTTCTCGATACTGAACCACTAAGCCCTATTCTTTGTTAAGCTATTTTCTCCCAGGCATACATACCTGAGTACTCGATTGCATCATAGCACACCGAAAGCAGAACACGATAAGGCTCCTGGTATCACTTGCAGCAAAAAGGAAGACGGGCATCTAATACTGCCTTCCCAGGTTCATGAATGCCCCATCGTTTCCTCGAGAGTTCCGTTCTGACCACATCTGCAGTCCCTCGAGACTGTCATCAACAACCCCACCATAGCTCTTCTCCGTATATGCTCAC
This genomic window contains:
- a CDS encoding hypothetical protein (At least one base has a quality score < 10) yields the protein MASGPRNVTLTPGGSLDFVHYCPAWTDPNWQDEGPERDASLFDIKDSVFDRLRPALLPRDHFKKPTIYAQRFGIFPGRTDGRSRTSPTRAESREIFPASSDIRNGKELFGRFEDLAKAANEHVDDYMERTRPDMKKLRETEQQFMQQYEDLVIDENWQTILFGSLTMDELQAEGYFSMCDTRFDSLRGQVSELFKRERWVDTSYHGKTADEPRLIYTLNGRREEWNARTNDRVWSAMQPAIQLASRLLGMDDAFISSLLDITNRLWINPRLFQHQPGQDRDNKIRFVPDLDPDDPSRLNGAKAVIDSGIDPRAATWQALLQTIQIELTSGFLFEGKQQRDHCTGVTHSCTTYPRGYNLLVTIDCELVWPLINDTYSNSEKLKASLILATTIAHEMMHACASIPVKWLADPATVGIARGDQVQACSELLHSLQDHTHGDLHGEPYFDEDPYQEVGHAFEEHVMGGGYWSFATDVCILRPALLQTAAGLVAFSQNSDGDINVPPVLQYPPTRNIRLTHYIRTEDVQKYFTQPFWDVAMQKYGTAALRESSKKPHKVTYYPADDAYDTYGFDENTLGTPEDKDWVQDFMKELDGRGNAVLRSYLNNLINEACDFDLMNEQFSTDMMTWGHRDQIWRDLSREILMILCEISAHTYQASQDQAQDNVLDFLHNLWQVAKCQRGRYPDPHSASLDTLSSDPEDWAQHTRYSGLEVYEKRLVPRLIDFTRRIERELMHIESMVCELYQSGTSSWPLYQHFGKGHDEELRDRVDRMIEHITDLLTPVGIADRGIKSIDAEWFNRIWNLGRRVKDVRRLLDLDTQNYEHNWRDLLLSMPMARKSNRKPHQRFYFLAKKEMMKLTGSQLEKMKEFKTRFQKALSLGSYKVVIPGEDPNVLSIAQRLSGTLDDDRGSNDHEKGIKGPSTGIFDIEAVKKLVHQLREEENDAQTDMLNRITNRLKSEAPTLKEATAEQAGMVPPVPPKFQQMGFENQAVPLNSLEEFKANNAPFSAFSSGTSSPFPQHQPNQPPAWVANSTGDLAAWVNNRLAGGPPVTHGITPHPYALRENLTVDLQNMAQASLPMRNPASFANEYPREVVQDQDSSFVVGPLGDITQSWEKQYQLGQSPPPAATGGTPVVQSSTAPTRRDSRDIDLTGGLNQGRKATVLSDCDHSSSETDVSDDEAQRTRESSSSGTTLVGLSDVEEELLSKIALFERSEARENGYDLKRRSSWVPLHSKKKKLETPKARRRVYKSKPKKPRVPRA